The following proteins are encoded in a genomic region of Nicotiana sylvestris chromosome 4, ASM39365v2, whole genome shotgun sequence:
- the LOC104216609 gene encoding probable LRR receptor-like serine/threonine-protein kinase At3g47570 isoform X1, with amino-acid sequence MEKHIFLLILFFIFQYYSISISAATSNETDHEALLAFQNLVTSPSHFLAKYWTRNTSFCSWFGVTCSTKRQRVVALTLPNFHLQGKISPSLANLSFLRELNLANNNFHGSIPYGIGQLPRLRLIDIQNNQLQGSIPTSLLQHHRVEVISLAFNKLSGEMWKGPWYVPELRVLDLTNNSLTGIIPPTIGNATKLLNFSLSGNGINGSIPKELGNLSQLAELSLTDNQLRGFIPAAMFNISSLLAIHLRNNSLSGPLLLGEGNILSNLKFLSVSHNQISGHIPSNICQLRELQVLSISFNKIIGEIPKNIGCLAKLEEIYIGDNPISGTIPASLGNISTMQYLSCVNSHIEGPIPSEMGKLSNLRELDFDLNNLNGQIPKDIFNISSLEFVAFTSNKLSGRIPSTTGLHLPNLKELVLGGNKLEGEIPPHITNASNILHLELTDNFFTGTIPTNLGNLRELQELLLSNNQFTNEQSEQELRFLNSLVDCRMLRTLEVSFNPLNGVLPNSIGNLSSTVEILGIEDARISGFIPKGIGNMTALTTLNFQGNNLTGSIPPEVGKLKQLQGLYLNNNKLHGRISEVACNLSNLVQLYLQDNELSGLVPTCMGNLSMLQTLYLDSNKFSSIFPPSIWKMSGLLYLGVSRNSIEGQVSPDIGKLKAIVELDLSGNSFSGMIPSQFGELQNLKSLNISNNSFSGPIPLSFSNLISLEHLDLSRNALSGTIPKSLEKLSYLRSINVSFNDLEGEIPNGGIFANSTAQSFIGNKGLCGMHVLKVPACAITKPRHHPKSKKLVLKIIVPVVTSSFVIFLLVSICIMKRQKKEKSKDVEKVPEIRTYQLVSYWEIQRATNNFDGSNLIGVGGSGSVYKGTLSSGTVVAIKVLDLQNEEVCKRFDTECEVIRNVRHRNLVPVITTCCSDCIRAFVLPFMPNGSLDNCLYKEDFHLNLVQRVIIMLDVAVAIEYLHHGHHTPIVHCDLKPANILLDEEMVAYVSDFGISKILAVSKSMAHTKTLGTLGYIAPEYGSEGIVTTSGDVYSYGIMLMEVLTKRRPADEEIFNENLCLRRWIKQTFPRTVMEVVDANLFHEEEQITCESEICIASIIELGLDCTKEKPESRISMKDVVKRLNKIKNTFLET; translated from the exons ATGGAGAAGCACATTTTCTTATTGATTCTTTTCTTTATATTTCAATATTACTCCATTTCAATATCAGCTGCTACTTCAAATGAGACAGACCATGAAGCTCTACTAGCTTTCCAAAATCTTGTTACAAGTCCAAGTCATTTTCTGGCCAAGTACTGGACAAGGAATACTTCTTTTTGCTCTTGGTTTGGTGTCACTTGCAGTACCAAAAGGCAAAGAGTTGTGGCCTTGACTCTTCCTAATTTCCATCTTCAAGGCAAAATCTCTCCATCTTTGGCCAATTTGTCCTTTCTCAGAGAGCTCAATCTTGCGAACAACAACTTTCACGGCAGCATCCCTTATGGCATTGGCCAGTTGCCTCGCTTGAGACTGATTGATATTCAAAACAATCAGCTCCAAGGAAGTATTCCAACAAGTCTATTGCAACACCACAGAGTTGAAGTAATTTCATTGGCTTTCAATAAACTCAGTGGTGAAATGTGGAAAGGGCCATGGTATGTACCTGAACTCAGGGTCTTGGATCTCACCAACAATAGCCTCACAGGTATAATCCCTCCTACTATTGGAAATGCCACAAAGTTGTTGAACTTCAGTTTGTCAGGGAATGGAATCAATGGCAGCATTCCAAAGGAGCTTGGTAATCTAAGCCAACTTGCAGAGCTTTCCTTGACTGATAACCAATTAAGAGGTTTCATTCCTGCAGCAATGTTTAACATCTCATCGCTACTTGCCATACATCTACGAAACAATAGTCTTTCTGGTCCCCTCTTGCTCGGTGAAGGGAATATTTTGTCGAATCTGAAGTTTTTAAGTGTATCTCACAATCAAATTTCTGGTCATATTCCTTCCAACATTTGCCAACTCAGAGAGCTCCAAGTTTTGTCCATATCTTTCAATAAAATAATTGGAGAAATACCCAAAAATATTGGTTGTTTAGCGAAGCTCGAGGAGATATATATTGGTGATAATCCAATAAGTGGGACTATTCCTGCTTCATTGGGCAATATTTCCACTATGCAATATCTTTCTTGTGTAAACAGTCACATAGAGGGGCCAATACCTTCAGAAATGGGGAAGCTGTCAAATTTGAGGGAGTTAGATTTTGATCTGAATAATCTTAATGGTCAAATTCCAAAGGATATTTTTAATATATCGTCTTTGGAGTTCGTTGCTTTCACTTCCAACAAACTTTCGGGGAGAATTCCATCGACTACTGGTCTTCATCTTCCCAACCTCAAAGAACTTGTCTTGGGAGGCAATAAACTCGAAGGGGAAATTCCTCCGCACATCACAAATGCTTCCAACATACTTCACTTAGAGCTAACTGATAACTTTTTCACAGGCACTATTCCTACTAATTTGGGAAATCTTCGTGAGCTGCAAGAACTATTGCTAAGTAATAATCAATTTACGAATGAACAAAGTGAACAAGAGCTACGATTCTTAAATTCTTTGGTGGATTGTAGGATGCTACGAACGCTAGAAGTGAGTTTCAATCCATTGAATGGTGTTCTGCCCAATTCTATTGGGAATCTTTCATCTACGGTTGAAATCCTTGGTATAGAAGATGCACGCATCAGTGGCTTCATCCCCAAAGGTATAGGCAATATGACCGCTCTAACAACCTTAAACTTTCAAGGGAACAACTTGACGGGAAGTATTCCTCCTGAAGTTGGTAAGCTTAAACAACTCCAAGGGCTATATCTAAATAACAATAAATTACATGGGCGTATTTCAGAGGTAGCATGTAATTTATCTAATTTGGTTCAATTATATCTGCAAGATAATGAGCTCTCTGGTTTGGTTCCAACATGTATGGGAAATCTTAGCATGTTACAAACGCTTTATTTGGATTCTAACAAATTTTCATCAATATTTCCGCCGAGCATTTGGAAGATGAGTGGTCTTCTCTATCTAGGCGTATCAAGAAATTCAATAGAGGGACAAGTTTCACCGGATATTGGAAAATTGAAGGCCATAGTCGAACTAGATCTTTCTGGTAACAGCTTTTCGGGTATGATACCAAGCCAATTTGGTGAACTCCAAAACCTGAAGTCTCTTAACATATCCAACAATTCATTTTCGGGGCCAATTCCATTATCCTTTTCAAATTTGATAAGCTTGGAACACTTGGATTTGTCTCGAAATGCCTTGTCAGGTACTATTCCTAAGTCATTGGAAAAACTCTCATACCTAAGAAGCATCAATGTTTCATTTAATGATTTAGAAGGTGAAATACCCAATGGTGGTATCTTTGCAAATTCCACTGCCCAATCTTTCATAGGGAATAAAGGTCTATGCGGAATGCACGTGTTGAAAGTTCCTGCTTGCGCTATCACCAAACCTAGACATCATCCAAAGTCCAAGAAACTTGTGCTGAAAATTATTGTTCCAGTGGTTACTTCATCCTTTGTGATATTCTTGTTGGTTTCAATTTGCATAATGAAACGACAGAAGAAAGAAAAGTCCAAAGATGTAGAAAAGGTACCGGAGATTAGAACATATCAATTGGTTTCTTATTGGGAGATTCAACGTGCAACAAATAATTTTGATGGATCAAATTTAATTGGTGTGGGAGGATCTGGCTCAGTGTATAAAGGCACGTTATCTAGTGGAACTGTAGTAGCAATAAAGGTTCTGGATTTGCAAAATGAGGAAGTATGCAAGAGGTTTGATACCGAATGTGAAGTGATCAGAAATGTTAGGCATAGAAATCTTGTCCCGGTGATTACTACTTGTTGTAGTGACTGCATAAGAGCCTTTGTTTTGCCATTTATGCCCAATGGAAGTCTTGATAATTGCTTGTACAAAGAAGATTTCCACTTGAACCTTGTTCAAAGAGTCATCATAATGCTTGATGTGGCTGTGGCAATTGAATACCTACATCACGGTCACCACACCCCTATAGTCCATTGCGACCTAAAGCCAGCCAATATTCTTTTGGATGAAGAAATGGTGGCATACGTTAGTGATTTTGGCATATCCAAAATTTTAGCTGTAAGCAAGTCCATGGCACATACTAAGACATTAGGCACTCTTGGTTACATTGCACCAG AATATGGCTCGGAGGGAATAGTAACCACTAGTGGTGATGTTTACAGCTACGGCATCATGTTGATGGAGGTTTTGACAAAAAGAAGACCAGCTGATGAAGAGATATTCAATGAAAATCTTTGTTTGAGGCGGTGGATAAAACAAACATTTCCAAGAACTGTGATGGAAGTTGTGGATGCCAATCTTTTTCATGAGGAAGAACAAATCACTTGCGAAAGTGAAATATGCATAGCCTCCATAATAGAGTTGGGTTTAGATTGCACAAAGGAAAAGCCAGAATCAAGGATATCCATGAAAGATGTAGTCAAGAGGCTTAACAAAATTAAGAACACATTTTTGGAAACATAA
- the LOC104216609 gene encoding LRR receptor-like serine/threonine-protein kinase FLS2 isoform X2 — protein sequence MEKHIFLLILFFIFQYYSISISAATSNETDHEALLAFQNLVTSPSHFLAKYWTRNTSFCSWFGVTCSTKRQRVVALTLPNFHLQGKISPSLANLSFLRELNLANNNFHGSIPYGIGQLPRLRLIDIQNNQLQGSIPTSLLQHHRVEVISLAFNKLSGEMWKGPWYVPELRVLDLTNNSLTGIIPPTIGNATKLLNFSLSGNGINGSIPKELGNLSQLAELSLTDNQLRGFIPAAMFNISSLLAIHLRNNSLSGPLLLGEGNILSNLKFLSVSHNQISGHIPSNICQLRELQVLSISFNKIIGEIPKNIGCLAKLEEIYIGDNPISGTIPASLGNISTMQYLSCVNSHIEGPIPSEMGKLSNLRELDFDLNNLNGQIPKDIFNISSLEFVAFTSNKLSGRIPSTTGLHLPNLKELVLGGNKLEGEIPPHITNASNILHLELTDNFFTGTIPTNLGNLRELQELLLSNNQFTNEQSEQELRFLNSLVDCRMLRTLEVSFNPLNGVLPNSIGNLSSTVEILGIEDARISGFIPKGIGNMTALTTLNFQGNNLTGSIPPEVGKLKQLQGLYLNNNKLHGRISEVACNLSNLVQLYLQDNELSGLVPTCMGNLSMLQTLYLDSNKFSSIFPPSIWKMSGLLYLGVSRNSIEGQVSPDIGKLKAIVELDLSGNSFSGMIPSQFGELQNLKSLNISNNSFSGPIPLSFSNLISLEHLDLSRNALSGTIPKSLEKLSYLRSINVSFNDLEGEIPNGGIFANSTAQSFIGNKGLCGMHVLKVPACAITKPRHHPKSKKLVLKIIVPVVTSSFVIFLLVSICIMKRQKKEKSKDVEKVPEIRTYQLVSYWEIQRATNNFDGSNLIGVGGSGSVYKGTLSSGTVVAIKVLDLQNEEVCKRFDTECEVIRNVRHRNLVPVITTCCSDCIRAFVLPFMPNGSLDNCLYKEDFHLNLVQRVIIMLDVAVAIEYLHHGHHTPIVHCDLKPANILLDEEMVAYVSDFGISKILAVSKSMAHTKTLGTLGYIAPATASC from the exons ATGGAGAAGCACATTTTCTTATTGATTCTTTTCTTTATATTTCAATATTACTCCATTTCAATATCAGCTGCTACTTCAAATGAGACAGACCATGAAGCTCTACTAGCTTTCCAAAATCTTGTTACAAGTCCAAGTCATTTTCTGGCCAAGTACTGGACAAGGAATACTTCTTTTTGCTCTTGGTTTGGTGTCACTTGCAGTACCAAAAGGCAAAGAGTTGTGGCCTTGACTCTTCCTAATTTCCATCTTCAAGGCAAAATCTCTCCATCTTTGGCCAATTTGTCCTTTCTCAGAGAGCTCAATCTTGCGAACAACAACTTTCACGGCAGCATCCCTTATGGCATTGGCCAGTTGCCTCGCTTGAGACTGATTGATATTCAAAACAATCAGCTCCAAGGAAGTATTCCAACAAGTCTATTGCAACACCACAGAGTTGAAGTAATTTCATTGGCTTTCAATAAACTCAGTGGTGAAATGTGGAAAGGGCCATGGTATGTACCTGAACTCAGGGTCTTGGATCTCACCAACAATAGCCTCACAGGTATAATCCCTCCTACTATTGGAAATGCCACAAAGTTGTTGAACTTCAGTTTGTCAGGGAATGGAATCAATGGCAGCATTCCAAAGGAGCTTGGTAATCTAAGCCAACTTGCAGAGCTTTCCTTGACTGATAACCAATTAAGAGGTTTCATTCCTGCAGCAATGTTTAACATCTCATCGCTACTTGCCATACATCTACGAAACAATAGTCTTTCTGGTCCCCTCTTGCTCGGTGAAGGGAATATTTTGTCGAATCTGAAGTTTTTAAGTGTATCTCACAATCAAATTTCTGGTCATATTCCTTCCAACATTTGCCAACTCAGAGAGCTCCAAGTTTTGTCCATATCTTTCAATAAAATAATTGGAGAAATACCCAAAAATATTGGTTGTTTAGCGAAGCTCGAGGAGATATATATTGGTGATAATCCAATAAGTGGGACTATTCCTGCTTCATTGGGCAATATTTCCACTATGCAATATCTTTCTTGTGTAAACAGTCACATAGAGGGGCCAATACCTTCAGAAATGGGGAAGCTGTCAAATTTGAGGGAGTTAGATTTTGATCTGAATAATCTTAATGGTCAAATTCCAAAGGATATTTTTAATATATCGTCTTTGGAGTTCGTTGCTTTCACTTCCAACAAACTTTCGGGGAGAATTCCATCGACTACTGGTCTTCATCTTCCCAACCTCAAAGAACTTGTCTTGGGAGGCAATAAACTCGAAGGGGAAATTCCTCCGCACATCACAAATGCTTCCAACATACTTCACTTAGAGCTAACTGATAACTTTTTCACAGGCACTATTCCTACTAATTTGGGAAATCTTCGTGAGCTGCAAGAACTATTGCTAAGTAATAATCAATTTACGAATGAACAAAGTGAACAAGAGCTACGATTCTTAAATTCTTTGGTGGATTGTAGGATGCTACGAACGCTAGAAGTGAGTTTCAATCCATTGAATGGTGTTCTGCCCAATTCTATTGGGAATCTTTCATCTACGGTTGAAATCCTTGGTATAGAAGATGCACGCATCAGTGGCTTCATCCCCAAAGGTATAGGCAATATGACCGCTCTAACAACCTTAAACTTTCAAGGGAACAACTTGACGGGAAGTATTCCTCCTGAAGTTGGTAAGCTTAAACAACTCCAAGGGCTATATCTAAATAACAATAAATTACATGGGCGTATTTCAGAGGTAGCATGTAATTTATCTAATTTGGTTCAATTATATCTGCAAGATAATGAGCTCTCTGGTTTGGTTCCAACATGTATGGGAAATCTTAGCATGTTACAAACGCTTTATTTGGATTCTAACAAATTTTCATCAATATTTCCGCCGAGCATTTGGAAGATGAGTGGTCTTCTCTATCTAGGCGTATCAAGAAATTCAATAGAGGGACAAGTTTCACCGGATATTGGAAAATTGAAGGCCATAGTCGAACTAGATCTTTCTGGTAACAGCTTTTCGGGTATGATACCAAGCCAATTTGGTGAACTCCAAAACCTGAAGTCTCTTAACATATCCAACAATTCATTTTCGGGGCCAATTCCATTATCCTTTTCAAATTTGATAAGCTTGGAACACTTGGATTTGTCTCGAAATGCCTTGTCAGGTACTATTCCTAAGTCATTGGAAAAACTCTCATACCTAAGAAGCATCAATGTTTCATTTAATGATTTAGAAGGTGAAATACCCAATGGTGGTATCTTTGCAAATTCCACTGCCCAATCTTTCATAGGGAATAAAGGTCTATGCGGAATGCACGTGTTGAAAGTTCCTGCTTGCGCTATCACCAAACCTAGACATCATCCAAAGTCCAAGAAACTTGTGCTGAAAATTATTGTTCCAGTGGTTACTTCATCCTTTGTGATATTCTTGTTGGTTTCAATTTGCATAATGAAACGACAGAAGAAAGAAAAGTCCAAAGATGTAGAAAAGGTACCGGAGATTAGAACATATCAATTGGTTTCTTATTGGGAGATTCAACGTGCAACAAATAATTTTGATGGATCAAATTTAATTGGTGTGGGAGGATCTGGCTCAGTGTATAAAGGCACGTTATCTAGTGGAACTGTAGTAGCAATAAAGGTTCTGGATTTGCAAAATGAGGAAGTATGCAAGAGGTTTGATACCGAATGTGAAGTGATCAGAAATGTTAGGCATAGAAATCTTGTCCCGGTGATTACTACTTGTTGTAGTGACTGCATAAGAGCCTTTGTTTTGCCATTTATGCCCAATGGAAGTCTTGATAATTGCTTGTACAAAGAAGATTTCCACTTGAACCTTGTTCAAAGAGTCATCATAATGCTTGATGTGGCTGTGGCAATTGAATACCTACATCACGGTCACCACACCCCTATAGTCCATTGCGACCTAAAGCCAGCCAATATTCTTTTGGATGAAGAAATGGTGGCATACGTTAGTGATTTTGGCATATCCAAAATTTTAGCTGTAAGCAAGTCCATGGCACATACTAAGACATTAGGCACTCTTGGTTACATTGCACCAG CTACGGCATCATGTTGA